The Brassica oleracea var. oleracea cultivar TO1000 chromosome C6, BOL, whole genome shotgun sequence genome includes a region encoding these proteins:
- the LOC106296854 gene encoding 3-methyl-2-oxobutanoate hydroxymethyltransferase 2, mitochondrial isoform X1: protein MASSIVSRCSRRAVRTITASRFMSNVPENTVYGGPKPQNPNQRVTLTQLRQKHRKGEPITVVTGYDYPSAVHIDTAGIDVCLVGDSASMVVHGYDTTLPISLDEMLVHCRAVARGAKRPLLVGDLPFGTYESSTNQAVDSAVRVLKEGGMDAIKLEGGSPSRITAAKSIVEAGIAVMGHVGLTPQAISVLGGFRPQGRNIASAVKVVETAMALQEAGCFSVVLECVPPPVAAAATSALHIPTIGIGAGPFCSGQVLVYHDLLGMMQHPHHAKVTPKFCKQYAQVGEVINKALLEYKEEVTKHTFPGPSHSPYKISSNDLDGFVSELQKMGLDKAASDAAASAEKMES from the exons ATGGCTTCTTCGATCGTCAGTCGCTGCTCTCGTCGTGCCGTTAGAACCATAACCGCATCCCGGTTTATGAGCAACGTACCGGAGAATACCGTTTACGGAGGACCCAAACCGCAAAACCCGAACCAGAGAGTGACTCTCACGCAGCTGAGGCAGAAACATCGGAAAGGCGAGCCGATAACCGTCGTCACCGGTTACGACTACCCTTCCGCCGTTCACATCGATACGGCTGGGATCGATGTTTGTCTCGTCGGGGATTCAGCTTCCATGGTTGTTCATGGCTACGACACCACTCTTCCTATCTCCTTGGACGAGATGCTCGTTCACTGTCGCGCCGTTGCTCGTGGAGCTAAAAGGCCGCTTCTTGTCGGTGATTTGCCGTTTGGTACATACGAGTCCAGCACCAATCAG GCGGTTGATAGTGCAGTTAGAGTGTTGAAAGAAGGAGGAATGGATGCTATTAAACTTGAAGGAGGTTCACCTTCAAGGATCACTGCTGCAAAATCCATTGTGGAAGCAGGGATTGCTGTTATGGGACATGTTGGGTTGACTCCTCAAGCTATCAGTGTTCTTGGTGGTTTCAGACCACAAGGGAGAAACATAGCTAGTGCTGTTAAG GTTGTGGAAACTGCAATGGCTTTACAAGAAGCTGGATGTTTTTCGGTTGTTTTAGAATGTGTTCCGCCCCCTGTGGCTGCTGCTGCAACCTCTGCTCTTCATATTCCAACCATTGGCATAGGAGCTGGCCCTTTCTGCAGTGGACAA GTTTTAGTGTATCATGATCTTCTGGGAATGATGCAGCATCCACATCATGCTAAG GTGACTCCAAAGTTTTGTAAGCAGTACGCTCAAGTAGGAGAAGTGATCAACAAAGCACTGTTGGAGTATAAGGAAGAAGTAACCAAACACACGTTTCCAGGTCCTTCTCACAGCCCTTACAAGATCTCCTCAAACGACCTGGACGGGTTCGTAAGCGAGTTACAAAAAATGGGACTAGATAAAGCTGCTTCTGATGCTGCCGCATCAGCTGAGAAGATGGAGTCTTAA
- the LOC106296854 gene encoding 3-methyl-2-oxobutanoate hydroxymethyltransferase 2, mitochondrial isoform X2 has translation MASSIVSRCSRRAVRTITASRFMSNVPENTVYGGPKPQNPNQRVTLTQLRQKHRKGEPITVVTGYDYPSAVHIDTAGIDVCLVGDSASMVVHGYDTTLPISLDEMLVHCRAVARGAKRPLLVGDLPFGTYESSTNQAVDSAVRVLKEGGMDAIKLEGGSPSRITAAKSIVEAGIAVMGHVGLTPQAISVLGGFRPQGRNIASAVKVVETAMALQEAGCFSVVLECVPPPVAAAATSALHIPTIGIGAGPFCSGQVLVYHDLLGMMQHPHHAKVTPKFCKQYAQVGEVINKALLEYKEEVTKHTFPG, from the exons ATGGCTTCTTCGATCGTCAGTCGCTGCTCTCGTCGTGCCGTTAGAACCATAACCGCATCCCGGTTTATGAGCAACGTACCGGAGAATACCGTTTACGGAGGACCCAAACCGCAAAACCCGAACCAGAGAGTGACTCTCACGCAGCTGAGGCAGAAACATCGGAAAGGCGAGCCGATAACCGTCGTCACCGGTTACGACTACCCTTCCGCCGTTCACATCGATACGGCTGGGATCGATGTTTGTCTCGTCGGGGATTCAGCTTCCATGGTTGTTCATGGCTACGACACCACTCTTCCTATCTCCTTGGACGAGATGCTCGTTCACTGTCGCGCCGTTGCTCGTGGAGCTAAAAGGCCGCTTCTTGTCGGTGATTTGCCGTTTGGTACATACGAGTCCAGCACCAATCAG GCGGTTGATAGTGCAGTTAGAGTGTTGAAAGAAGGAGGAATGGATGCTATTAAACTTGAAGGAGGTTCACCTTCAAGGATCACTGCTGCAAAATCCATTGTGGAAGCAGGGATTGCTGTTATGGGACATGTTGGGTTGACTCCTCAAGCTATCAGTGTTCTTGGTGGTTTCAGACCACAAGGGAGAAACATAGCTAGTGCTGTTAAG GTTGTGGAAACTGCAATGGCTTTACAAGAAGCTGGATGTTTTTCGGTTGTTTTAGAATGTGTTCCGCCCCCTGTGGCTGCTGCTGCAACCTCTGCTCTTCATATTCCAACCATTGGCATAGGAGCTGGCCCTTTCTGCAGTGGACAA GTTTTAGTGTATCATGATCTTCTGGGAATGATGCAGCATCCACATCATGCTAAG GTGACTCCAAAGTTTTGTAAGCAGTACGCTCAAGTAGGAGAAGTGATCAACAAAGCACTGTTGGAGTATAAGGAAGAAGTAACCAAACACACGTTTCCAG
- the LOC106297775 gene encoding uncharacterized protein LOC106297775, giving the protein MGQTSTEGSLDETTLERLIEMIDENNCLAKVFRRARDHYETVGEEFAVKLIPDKGKGKEYDLPGTSEVAGLIVGDMSSTIGERDIVVQFQTDTLQQLRDDHPLYMSLQYPLLFPYGEYGFHPEILLHLETGTSRTRQFLTIREFYAAQIQTRLNQGMTLIKSGRLLHQYIVDIYTEIEEDRLRWARNNQDVLRAELYNNVLDAVSRGDTNAKIIGQRFILPPSFTGGPRYLVEKYHDAMAICREYGNPDLFVTITANLNWSEIKEHLARYGGESPNDRPDIECRVFKMKLDQLLKDFKKGIFFKPYTAAVHRIEFQKGGPPHAHILLWFGNSSRTPSADEVDAIISAELPDKEKDPEAYALVTKHMIHGPCGVMNPKSPCMDKNVCMKKFPRPYNDNTSVDKSGYILYRRHRNENATVVKNGSTLDNNFVVPHNIDLLKKYEAHINVEWCNRTSAVKYLFKYITKGVDRATTVIKKGNTASTSDATASGGSKEGVIKHRNEIQEYIDARYLSACESMWRTSALYIHKRKQSVEKLIIHLEGEHNISVKETDNLGRVIRKPVWSERKRGRAIGRIVAVHPSAGDRYYLRILINKIKGPRSYDELKTYNDVKYPDFKSVSYARRYLDNDVEWLESMRGLWNQELDYDVAEETLRHDMQFNKLNPDQRAIYEAVLDSVDKKDGKLFFVYGAGGTGKTFLYQTIISRIRSRKHIVLPVASSGIAALLLPNGRTAHSRFNIPLKLSEDKLCNIKPGTILAELIEKTNLIIWDEAPMTHKHAFEALDKTLRDIMSKRNPFTKEQTFGGKTVLLGGDFRQILPVVPQGNRADTVLASISHSYLWGSCHKFSLKINMRVNQDENEFSDWLLQVGEGHPHLESGYECDNHHEQMIAVDKSLIRVSGDDSLKEVVDAAYGDISKMTNPQTSYTDKAILTPRNETIDEINAYTILQTDGVSRDYFNSDSFEISDTRSKHNETLYSIEYLNSLEFSGLPSQAHSESWCPGYASTKHK; this is encoded by the exons ATGGGTCAAACTTCAACAGAAGGTAGTCTTGATGAGACAACATTGGAACGGCTTATCGAGATGATTGACGAGAATAACTGTTTGGCTAAGGTTTTTCGACGAGCGCGTGACCACTACGAAACTGTTGGAGAAGAATTTGCTGTTAAATTGATCCCAGATAAGGGTAAAGGGAAAGAATACGATCTCCCGGGTACGAGTGAGGTGGCAGGTCTTATCGTAGGGGATATGTCATCAACAATCGGAGAACGAGATATAGTGGTCCAATTCCAAACTGACACTTTGCAGCAGCTACGTGATGATCACCCTTTATACATGAGCCTCCAATACCCTCTTTTGTTTCCATATGGTGAGTATGGTTTCCATCCCGAGATCCTACTACATCTTGAGACAGGAACTTCCAGAACAAGGCAATTCCTAACCATACGCGAATTCTACGCAGCTCAAATTCAGACACGTCTTAACCAAGGAATGACTTTAATAAAGAGCGGTCGTCTACTCCATCAATATATAGTTGACATTTATACGGAAATTGAGGAGGATCGGTTAAGGTGGGCGAGGAACAACCAGGATGTCCTGAGGGCAGAACTCTACAATAATGTCCTTGATGCTGTATCCAGAGGCGATACCAATGCCAAAATTATTGGTCAAAGGTTTATACTTCCACCAAGTTTCACCGGTGGCCCTCGGTACTTAGTTGAGAAATACCATGACGCAATGGCTATTTGCAGAGAATATGGTAATCCAGATTTGTTTGTCACAATTACTGCCAATCTTAACTGGAGTGAGATTAAAGAACATCTTGCCAGATACGGTGGAGAATCTCCTAATGATAGACCAGACATTGAATGTCGAGTCTTTAAAATGAAGTTGGATCAGCTGCTCAAGGATTTCAAAAAAGGAATTTTCTTCAAACCATATACAGCAGCAGTTCACCGGATAGAGTTTCAAAAAGGGGGTCCCCCCCATGCACATATATTATTGTGGTTTGGAAACTCTTCCAGAACGCCAAGCGCGGATGAAGTAGATGCGATCATATCAGCCGAGCTCCCAGACAAAGAAAAGGATCCAGAGGCTTATGCTTTAGTCACAAAACACATGATCCATGGTCCATGTGGTGTCATGAATCCGAAGTCACCATGTATGGATAAAAATGTATGCATGAAAAAGTTTCCTCGGCCGTATAATGACAACACTTCGGTTGACAAGTCGGGATATATATTGTATCGTCGGCACCGGAACGAAAATGCGACTGTGGTAAAGAATGGATCAACCTTGGACAACAATTTTGTCGTACCTCATAACATCGATCTCCTAAAGAAGTACGAGGCTCATATTAATGTTGAATGGTGTAATCGTACAAGTGCGGTCAAGTACTTATTCAAATACATTACCAAGGGTGTTGACAGAGCAACAACTGTCATTAAAAAAGGAAATACGGCCAGTACATCTGACGCAACAGCCTCTGGCGGATCGAAAGAGGGGGTCATCAAACACCGAAATGAAATCCAAGAATACATAGATGCTCGATATCTATCAGCTTGTGAGTCTATGTGGCGAACGTCTGCATTATACATACACAAGAGAAAACAATCAGTCGAGAAGCTTATCATTCACTTAGAAGGCGAACATAATATATCAGTTAAAGAAACTGATAACCTCGGCCGTGTAATCCGCAAGCCAG TCTGGTCTGAGCGTAAGAGAGGCAGAGCCATAGGAAGAATTGTAGCTGTTCATCCATCAGCAGGTGATCGTTACTATCTAAGGATCCTCATAAATAAGATAAAGGGTCCTAGAAGCTATGACGAGCTCAAAACATACAACGATGTGAAATATCCTGACTTCAAATCAGTTTCCTACGCACGCAGATATTTGGACAACGATGTCGAGTGGCTCGAGAGTATGAGAGG TTTGTGGAACCAAGAACTGGATTACGATGTTGCTGAGGAAACTCTAAGACATGACATGCAATTCAACAAACTTAATCCTGATCAACGTGCGATTTACGAAGCGGTCTTAGACTCTGTTGATAAAAAGGATGGAAAGCTATTCTTTGTATATGGCGCAGGAGGCACAGGGAAAACATTCCTATACCAAACCATTATATCAAGGATTCGTTCAAGGAAACATATAGTTTTGCCAGTTGCCTCTTCAGGAATAGCCGCACTATTGTTACCTAATGGTAGAACCGCGCATTCACGCTTCAATATCCCTTTAAAGCTCAGTGAAGATAAGCTCTGCAACATCAAACCTGGAACAATACTGGCTGAGCTAATCGAGAAAACAAATCTTATAATTTGGGACGAAGCACCTATGACGCATAAGCATGCTTTTGAGGCACTGGACAAGACGTTGAGAGACATAATGTCAAAAAGAAACCCTTTTACAAAAGAGCAGACTTTTGGCGGTAAGACAGTTTTGTTAGGGGGTGATTTCAGACAGATTCTACCTGTGGTTCCACAAGGCAACAGAGCTGATACTGTCTTGGCATCGATAAGTCACTCATACCTATGGGGTAGCTGTCACAAATTCTCTTTAAAAATAAATATGCGAGTCAATCAGGACGAAAATGAGTTCTCCGATTGGCTTCTGCAGGTCGGGGAAGGTCATCCACACCTAGAATCGGGGTATGAGTGTGACAACCACCATGAACAGATGATAGCAGTTGATAAATCGTTGATTCGTGTGAGTGGTGATGATTCACTAAAAGAAGTTGTGGATGCCGCATATGGAGACATCAGCAAGATGACTAATCCGCAGACATCCTACACTGATAAGGCTATACTCACACCCCGTAATGAAACCATCGATGAAATTAACGCCTATACCATCTTGCAAACCGACGGGGTTTCAAGAGATTATTTTAACTCCGACAGCTTTGAGATATCAGACACTCGATCCAAACATAATGAAACATTATACTCTATCGAGTATCTCAATTCATTGGAATTCTCAGGATTACCCTCACAAGCTCACTCTGAAAGTTGGTGCCCCGGTTATGCTTCTACGAAACATAAATAA